AGGGGAGACGATATCTCTCAACCGCACCAATCAATTGTGCCATGTGTGACACAGCGTTAACTCCCAGGTCGGGCATTGCAGCGTGAGATGCCTTTCCGCGAACCTCGAGTTCAAGCCACAAAGCGCCCTTGTGGCAGGACGCAACCTGCAGCCCCGTCGGTTCAGCAATTACCAGGCTTCCCAACCCTGTGGGCAGTAACCCCCTGCTGACTATCTCCCGGGCACCCAAGCAGGTATCTTCTTCATCAGCCGTGAGCGCCATTACCAGGTCACCAGCCAAGGACTCTCCGAGGGCCATGATTGCGGCCATGGCGCATGCCATGGCCGCAATGCCACCTTTCATATCGCTGGCTCCAAGCCCATAGAGACGGCCATCCCGGACCTCGCCGCTAAATGGATCGCACAGCCACATCTCGTCGCTGATCGGTACTGTGTCAAGGTGCCCGCACAACAGCACCCCTGGGCGCCGGCCCTCGCCGGGAATGCGGGCTAAAACATTTGCCCTATCTGGTGCTACAGGGATCACCTGGCTACTAATCCCGTGGTCCTCTAGCCACCAGGACAAGTAGCGAGCACAGCGCTCCTCTCCTCCCGGCGGGTTATGGCTGGGAATCCTCACGAGTTCCTGGGTCAACGCCACTACCTGTTCCGGGTTTACCCGGGGCCGTCCGCTCATACTATCTGTCCTCATCGTTGATTATGCGTAGGAGAAAACTGCCAGGTCCCCTACTCCGGTACGGCTGAGAATGCCCCACTTGGACACCCAGCCCCCCGCTCCGGAGGCACCTCTGACAGCCCGATCTTCGAAACCTGCGATCACACCGTTGACGATGGTAATGGTGGCCAACTTATCTCTCGGGTCCACCACAGTAACGTTGGCGTAGGCCCCCTTGCCCAGGTGACCTACCTTATCAACCCACCACGCTTGCCCGGTCCGCTCTGCAAAGAGGGCCGCAGGATTGGTCGTCATCAAGGCCACCGCTTCCGGCAGATTGAGTACGTTCATCTCGACCAGCTCTAAGATGGCCGGCACATTATCCCGGGTGTCGCCAAATCCTTTCATCGTGGCGTCGTTCTGCCCGTCCGACACCATTACCTTGACCAAGCCATTCGCTAGGGCTTCATAGGCTACTTCCTGGGCCTTCTCGGGTAAGAGCAATCCTTCCCTGCTCCCCTTGCCGGGGCGAAGCTGGGTACTAACGAATTCGGCCGTAACCCCGGGTTTCTTGACCAGGTCCACCACCCGCTGCATGCTCTCGACCGCATCGGCATGCGTACCGCAACCCGCTGCTGTGGCATGCGCGAGGTGAAGAGGGCGCCCTTTAGATAGGCCTACCAGGCGCTCGGCATGAGCCGGGTCCTGAGTGTGAGACATGAAAACCAGATTGGCTTTCGAGCTGATCTCGAATATTGCGTCGAGGGATTCGTCACTCAGGATATAGTGCCCCATATGATCCTTGATCCCCACACAAAGCATCCCGGTAGTGTTTGTGATGGGGTTGCGGCTGAGACTGACCGCTCCCACCTCCCACGGCAGCTCTCCCCTAAAGAAGGCGATCTTCTCTTCCACAGATGCGCGAGGGGCGAGAACACAGGCAGCACCCAGGTAAACACCGACGTGCATTGGCAGGCCTCGATCGACCTCTGCCCCCAGTAGGGAGGGAGCCATGAGGGTGTTACCTGCACCCGGGCTCAAACCCATAGTCACGCCGTCGGCGACGGCAGTGTAAATGGGATCGGTGCTGATCTCGAAAAGGTCCCCCACGTGGAGGTGCATGTCAATTAGGCCTGGGAAAACCAGCAGCCCGTTGACGTCGATCACGCGGTCGCCCTTCTCCGGAATGATGCTGTCCGCCACCTTACTGATCATCCCGTCCCGAATCGAAATATCTTTCACGGCGTCCACTTTATTTTTTGGATCAATTACCCTTCCACCCTTGAGTACTAACGCCCCTGTCGGCTTAATGTGAGTCAGCGGGTCATGCAGCGAACCGTTACGAGCCGATCCCATCATATCCGGAAGCTTGTTCATTTTTGTCCAGTAAGTCATACTGGCTCCCCCTTTCAACCTACAAAGGCATGCCGAACCCGGGCAGCCACTTCAGTATCATCACAACAACCGCCGTGGTCAACGCCATGGAAAATGTGTTACCAATTACAGGGTGCCATCCATCCGGCAGCTTTTTTATCACCATGTGAGCCAGGGGCGGACCCATGATCGCACCCAGAACGGCTCCTGCGAGGATGACGGGAAGAGTTCCGCCGAATATCAACACGACCGCCGGCGCCACGCTGACAACCGGTACAAAGGTGGGATACCAGCCTTCCTTCTTCCAATGCCGGAAATAAAGGAATACCCCTGTTGCTGAGGCGATGACCTGCGAAAGCAATATGGCAGGGAACAGCTTTGATCCATATGCAGGGTGTGCGGGATTGAGCATGTAAGAGATTATGGTGCCCCCGATAATTCCAACGCTAGCCCACTCATTGCCGTAAAACTGGGCTTCCGTGAAATCGGCCAGCACCCGGCGGATGAACCATGTGGCTGTTTCCTCGCGGGCTGGCGCTGCGGGGGGCGGAGTCTCCTCTTTTGCAGTGACCCGCCGCATCCAGGGGAGGTAACGGCAGATCTCCAGGACAATGATGGTGCCCAACCACATCGCGGTCACATTTGCAATCACGAGTGGCATCTTCGTGGGGAGTAAAATGTGGAGATCGATCCACCAGGCCAGGGGGAAGCCAATCAGACCGCCGAGAACAGCTCCAGTAAGGGCAGCTGCCCACGAGCCACCGTAGACGAACACAACCGCGACAGGCGTGCTTACAAAAGGAACAAAGGTCGGAATCCAACCCACATCGGTAGTGTTCAGTACCTGAATATAGCGGAACCCTACAACGGAGAGGAACAGGCCCAGGCTCTGGCTGAGAAGTACCCAGGGCCACAGCCGTGTACCGTAGCAGATCCGGAAGCCGGCCCACTTGCTACCCCGCACGTCAAGTTGCCAGGCGATGAACGCAAACAGTAACAGTCCAAGCCCGCCAAGGACGCTCTTATAGAATTGGGCCTCCGTTGTATCGCCAATGAGCCATAACAGTTGATACAGTGCGTTGCCGGCTGCGTTCTTTGCCAGCTCATTATATGGAAGCCAGCCAGCAACTGTAGGCAATGAATTCATGAACCAGTACAGAAAAACCGCGCCGCCAATCGTAATGACGAACCCGCCAAGGCTCGGTCCTTTCCCTCGCTCCACGCCGTGCTTGAGGTCGGTAGCCGTACTCATAAGAAATCCCTCCCTCCTCGTTTCCTTGATTGCCCTTCGGAAACACCTCATCTAAGTTGGCATCGCCGCCGTTTCATACCCCCCGTTACCCCGCTTGTAACCGATTCAGCCCTGTGTTGTGCGGTTAGAAACTGTAAGACTTATGCTGTTGTATGTTACACCGCAAAGGAGCACTTCCTCTAGGTAATGTTGCTGAAACACGCGGCGCGTATTTGTAATAATTACACAAGATAAATTGGGCGATCGGAATGTGTTTACGGCAGGTATTCTGCAGAGAAATCACGTAAGTTCAAGCAATTCGAGTTGGGGCGTATTTGCTATTGAACACCGATTCAAAGTCGAACACGCCTGGAAAACAACCACAGTACTCCAAAAATGTACTCCGGAGCTCACTCTGTTCGTCCGGAGTTGGGTGGTCGATCAGGGCGCCACCCCAGACCGTGTCGCGGTCTAGCGGACCGCGATGGAACACGAGCCCACCGTGGATGCCCGCGGCTATGGTTTCAACGGGAAACGACGCGCACGATTCGCCCGCCATGTTTAGCACGACTACCACTCCCCCGCCCCTGTATTCACCCAGGAAAGGAGCGGCGGAACCCCCAATGACGACGACCGCTTTCTTTGCGCCGAACTGCTTCATGTGAACCGCAGCGCGGGGACCGGCGTTGCCGCGGATGAAGAGCCGTCCACCCCTGGCGGACATGGCCGCCATGTGACCGCACGAGCGGTCAACGATTATCCTGCCGCTGCTCACGGTATTCCCCACGCTGTCCTGGCCGTTTCCGAACACGCGAATCTCAGGGCCGTTCAAGAAGATACCCAGGTCCTTTCCAGGCGTCCCATACACGTCGATCTGGGATCCGGCCGTGACGCACACCTTGAGCGTGCTGTCAGTGAGGTCCACCGCCCTTTACCGCCTCGCCAGTCCGGCGGCGCAGGACTTTGGTAATGCTCAGCAATCGCTTCTTGAGGCTACGGGTCCGGTCCTGGAAATAGTGACCGGCAGCAATGCCCAGAGCTTGTGCCTGCTTGACCAGGCGAGTGATAGTCCGCACCCCGACGTAAATCAGGCTGGCATCGGTCGGGTAATGGATGTTGGCTTCGACGGCGGTCGTATCAACCCTTACTTTGCGCGCTTTGAGCAGACCTTCTTCACTCGCCTTGCGAACCCGATGCTCGTTTAGGAGCGCCATATGATTACCGCCGTTAGCGTCCAGACGCTGGCGGATCTTGGTCAGACTGCTCGGGTGAGGGACGGGCTGGTCCCAGGGGAAACGACATAACCGGCGCCAACTGATCCGGTCGTCGACTAGAACACATACTACCGGTCGCTGAGGTCGTACTGGTGCTTCAGGGCGACCATCCTCAGATAGGTCTCACCGGAATCCCTTGTTACTCAGACGTTTTTCAAGGTCCAATGCCCAGGTTTTGCAGCAGAAACTACCTAACGGTTGATCCTGGCTGGCCTGTAGTTGGCGGGCAGCGAATGGCTTTTGGATCGGCAGAATGTATATAAGCTGGACACGCCCACTACTACGCGGTGCAGACGGGGTGGGTGGACGGAAGGTCTCGTGTGGTGTGGCAGAAGTACCTGAGCAAGGCGGAGGACATCGTGGCCAAGTTGTCGGCTGCGGGGGCCGAACCCTACACAGCGCGGTGGAGGCGGAGATCGCCCGCTACGACGGTACGTCCCCCGTGATCGGTCGGCGGCTCTCCTGAGCGCCGTACCGACGATCCTGGACAACGTGGATCCCAACCAGATCCGGGAGACCATCCGCATCTTCGTCAGGAGAGTCATTGTGACCCCGACGGGGAGGATGGCCGAGGAGAACCGCGAGAGGACGGTCTTAGTGTAGTTCTATTCCCTATACCCTGCTAAACGGAAGTTCACCACAAGAGAGATGCAGGAAAGGCCGGTGTAGAGCGGTTTTCTCCACATCGGCCTTTTCGTTTTCGTGGCTGCGCCGGTGAGCGAATACCTAATAGCTGGTATATCTGCTGTTGCCTCTCGCTTGGTTCGGTCAGTTTGGTCAAGGTCTGGCCGGCCACCTCAACCGTGTGGCGATGCAATGATCCGAGCTGCTCCAGAAGCAGTTGCAGGCTGAGCTTCTCCCGGTCATCCAAGAGCGGCCGTAGACTCTTGCGCATGTGCCATAGGACATAGTAGGCGAGCATGTACAGGAAGGTGTGAGCCCGCACCCGGTCCGCCAAGCGATGATATACAGGCCGGATTTCCAGGTGGAAAGTCTTCATGCTGCGGAAGGCCTGCTCTACATGCTGCAGGCTTTTGTACCCGTCCACGAGTTGTTCTGCGCCCAACTCTTGGGCCGGTACGTTGCTGCGAATTACATAGACACCATCCAGGTACTTCTCGATAGATTCCTCCTTGCGCTTGTAGTCGAAGCTGTTGTCGGCAATCTCAAGATGGAAATGCTTAGCTACTTTCCAGCGGTTGACTACCTTTCCGGCTGCCAGGCCGATATCGGCTGCCCCTTTCAGCTTCCCCTTGCCCACCCGCTCCTTGATCTTGGCTAAGTCTCTTTCGGTAGACAACAGAAGTTCTTCCCGCTTTCGGGTACGCTCTTCCGAAACCAGGGGGTTACGACATACCACCAAGCGTTCCCCTGGCCGTTCGGGATCGCCGATCTCCATCAGGTTCTTCTCGCTAAATAACGTCAGCTGAATGCAGCCTTGCTGGCGCAGCCGCTGAATATCTCTCGCCTTAAGGGCAGTAATCCAGCCGTAACCCAGTTTCTCTATGTCAGATATCCGTGTGTTGGCGATCATACCCCGGTCTCCCACCACCACAACCCGCCGGAAGTGGTACCGCTCCCTAAGCCGTTGCACTTGCGATCCAAGAGTCAGGGGGTCGGATGTGTTGCCAGGGAATACTTCCACCGCCACTGGGCATCCATCCAGGTTAGTGAGTAGCCCGTAGGTGAACTGCTTCTTCCCCTTCTTCCCGTCCCGGTTGTGGCCGAAAGCAGCCAAGGGGCACTTCCCCCCCTCCAGGTAAGTCGAGGAAAGGTCGTAGAGGACCAAGCAGCCGTCCTGAAGGTGCTTTTCCGCCAGTTTTGCCTGGATGGCCTCCTGGCGCTCCAGAAGCATGTCCATGGCCTCGTACAGATCATCCGGATCGTTCCCGCCACCGGGCAAGTCCACCAGTTCCTCCGGAAGTGTGGTCTGCTGCCACCAGCTTGCGGTGAATAGCTTCGACCTCGGCTTCAAGACGCGGGCTACGATCATGGCCAGGGCGGTCCTGCGCCACGGTTGATCGTACGAAACAAGGACCCGGTCAAGGCCGATCTTACGGATGGTCGCGAGCACTGCGTGGACAGCCCCATGGGAACGGGAGGAGAGAATCTTGAAGCCATCTCCTGCAGGTACCAACTTCTCGCCCTTCAGGCTCCTCCGCAGAATCTCCAG
The genomic region above belongs to Bacillota bacterium and contains:
- a CDS encoding M20 family metallopeptidase; translation: MSGRPRVNPEQVVALTQELVRIPSHNPPGGEERCARYLSWWLEDHGISSQVIPVAPDRANVLARIPGEGRRPGVLLCGHLDTVPISDEMWLCDPFSGEVRDGRLYGLGASDMKGGIAAMACAMAAIMALGESLAGDLVMALTADEEDTCLGAREIVSRGLLPTGLGSLVIAEPTGLQVASCHKGALWLELEVRGKASHAAMPDLGVNAVSHMAQLIGAVERYRLPCPHHRLLGSATLAVTTVKGGLKVNIIPDFCRATVDVRTVPGCLHSDLLVGLERLLDEFKSHASEVEVGTLVLKDYPAVDTSVDALLISAALDAVRIARPGAESNFIPEPCGMPYYTDASILAPATGLPVVLCGPGEPEQAHHAGEWVDTVKLAQATSFYVQLVRSLLL
- a CDS encoding amidohydrolase family protein, which encodes MNKLPDMMGSARNGSLHDPLTHIKPTGALVLKGGRVIDPKNKVDAVKDISIRDGMISKVADSIIPEKGDRVIDVNGLLVFPGLIDMHLHVGDLFEISTDPIYTAVADGVTMGLSPGAGNTLMAPSLLGAEVDRGLPMHVGVYLGAACVLAPRASVEEKIAFFRGELPWEVGAVSLSRNPITNTTGMLCVGIKDHMGHYILSDESLDAIFEISSKANLVFMSHTQDPAHAERLVGLSKGRPLHLAHATAAGCGTHADAVESMQRVVDLVKKPGVTAEFVSTQLRPGKGSREGLLLPEKAQEVAYEALANGLVKVMVSDGQNDATMKGFGDTRDNVPAILELVEMNVLNLPEAVALMTTNPAALFAERTGQAWWVDKVGHLGKGAYANVTVVDPRDKLATITIVNGVIAGFEDRAVRGASGAGGWVSKWGILSRTGVGDLAVFSYA
- a CDS encoding transposase; protein product: MSWRRLCRFPWDQPVPHPSSLTKIRQRLDANGGNHMALLNEHRVRKASEEGLLKARKVRVDTTAVEANIHYPTDASLIYVGVRTITRLVKQAQALGIAAGHYFQDRTRSLKKRLLSITKVLRRRTGEAVKGGGPH
- a CDS encoding IS1634 family transposase, with the translated sequence MRQKKAPAIHLEKVPHREKDKVYYSWLLRTSYREGSKIKHKTIANVSDLSSEALEILRRSLKGEKLVPAGDGFKILSSRSHGAVHAVLATIRKIGLDRVLVSYDQPWRRTALAMIVARVLKPRSKLFTASWWQQTTLPEELVDLPGGGNDPDDLYEAMDMLLERQEAIQAKLAEKHLQDGCLVLYDLSSTYLEGGKCPLAAFGHNRDGKKGKKQFTYGLLTNLDGCPVAVEVFPGNTSDPLTLGSQVQRLRERYHFRRVVVVGDRGMIANTRISDIEKLGYGWITALKARDIQRLRQQGCIQLTLFSEKNLMEIGDPERPGERLVVCRNPLVSEERTRKREELLLSTERDLAKIKERVGKGKLKGAADIGLAAGKVVNRWKVAKHFHLEIADNSFDYKRKEESIEKYLDGVYVIRSNVPAQELGAEQLVDGYKSLQHVEQAFRSMKTFHLEIRPVYHRLADRVRAHTFLYMLAYYVLWHMRKSLRPLLDDREKLSLQLLLEQLGSLHRHTVEVAGQTLTKLTEPSERQQQIYQLLGIRSPAQPRKRKGRCGENRSTPAFPASLLW